From Arachis stenosperma cultivar V10309 chromosome 2, arast.V10309.gnm1.PFL2, whole genome shotgun sequence, one genomic window encodes:
- the LOC130960450 gene encoding 3-oxoacyl-[acyl-carrier-protein] synthase, mitochondrial → MAMRASRRVFGSRGLGFYQSISSSSSGGRAILDPPPVVSSRRVVVTGLGMVTPLGCGVDKTWRHLIDGKCGVRSLGLEDLQMSSFDKETQLSTFDQLTSKVAAVVPTGTNLGEFNEEIWLNSKDHRSIARFIAYALCAADEALKDSNWFPTEQEHRERTGVSIGGGIGSISDVLDSAQLLCEKRLRRLSPFFIPRILVNMASGHVSMKYGFQGPNHAAVTACATGAHSIGDAVRMIQFGDADVMVAGGTESSIDALSIAGFCRSRALTTKYNSSPQEASRPFDSGRDGFVIGEGCGVLVLEEFNHAKNRGAKVYAEVRGYGMSGDAHHITQPPNDGRGAILAMTHALRQSGLHPSEVDYINAHATSTPLGDVIEANAIKTIFSGHANSSALAFSSTKGAIGHLLGAAGAVEAIFSVLAIRHGIAPLTLNLTKPDPVFADGFMPLTASKEMPIRVAMSNSFGFGGTNASLLFASVGSDR, encoded by the exons ATGGCGATGCGTGCTTCGCGCCGAGTTTTCGGTTCCCGTGGCCTCGGCTTTTACCAAAGcatttcttcatcttcttctggGGGTAGAGCTATTTTGGATCCTCCTCCTGTTGTTTCTTCCAGAAGAGTAGTTGTTACTG GTTTAGGCATGGTGACTCCTCTTGGATGTGGAGTTGATAAAACATGGAGGCACCTAATTGATGGTAAATGTGGAGTAAGGTCATTGGGTTTGGAAGATCTTCAGATGAGTAGTTTTGATAAAGAAACTCAGTTGAGTACATTTGATCAGTTGACATCCAAAGTTGCTGCAGTTGTTCCAACTGGAACTAATCTAGGTGAATTCAATGAGGAAATATGGCTTAACTCTAAG GACCATCGATCAATAGCCAGGTTTATAGCATATGCACTATGCGCTGCCGACGAAGCTCTTAAAGATTCTAACTGGTTTCCCACTGAGCAGGAGCACAGGGAAAGAACG GGAGTGTCTATTGGTGGTGGAATTGGAAGCATTAGTGACGTCTTGGATTCTGCCCAACTGCTCTGTGAGAAG CGTCTTCGTCGCCTTAGTCCATTTTTTATACCACGGATATTGGTCAACATGGCATCAGGTCACGTGAGCATGAAATATGGCTTCCAG GGTCCAAATCATGCGGCAGTTACTGCATGTGCTACTGGGGCACATTCAATTGGTGATGCAGTGAGGATGATACAATTCGGGGATGCAGATGTCATGGTGGCTGGAGGCACAGAGTCCAGCATTGATGCATTATCAATTGCAGGATTCTGCAG GTCTAGAGCTTTGACTACAAAATATAATTCAAGCCCACAGGAAGCATCAAGGCCCTTTGATAGTGGTCGGGATGGGTTTGT GATAGGTGAGGGTTGCGGAGTCTTGGTCTTGGAG GAATTCAATCATGCAAAGAATCGGGGAGCAAAAGTCTATGCAGAGGTTCGTGGCTATGGGATGTCAG GTGATGCACATCATATCACTCAACCTCCGAATGATGGGAGAGGTGCTATTTTAGCCATGACTCATGCTTTAAGACAG TCTGGCCTTCATCCTTCTGAAGTGGATTACATAAATGCGCATGCTACATCTACTCCATTGG GTGATGTGATAGAAGCTAACGCTATCAAAACCATATTCTCTGGCCATGCAAATTCATCTGCTTTGGCCTTCTCCTCTACGAAG GGGGCTATAGGTCATCTTCTAGGTGCTGCTGGAGCCGTTGAAGCAATTTTTTCTGTTTTGGCTATACGACAT GGAATTGCTCCATTAACTCTTAATTTAACCAAGCCAGATCCTGTATTCGCCGATGGTTTCATGCCATTGACTGCTTCAAAAGAGATGCCAATTAGAGTTGCTATGTCAAACTCTTTTGGATTTGGAGGAACAAATGCATCCCTACTTTTTGCTTCTGTTGGATCAGACCGATAA